Proteins from a genomic interval of Bacillus mesophilus:
- the galE gene encoding UDP-glucose 4-epimerase GalE, whose product MNVLVLGGAGYIGSHAVYQLIDQGEHVVIVDNLETGNREAIHPKAAFYEGDMRNINFLRSVFEKESIDAVIHFAANSLVGESMEDPLKYFDNNVYGTQILLQVMVEFDVKKIVFSSTAATYGEPETVPITEGVPTNPTNTYGETKLIMEKLMKWTEQAKGIRYVSLRYFNVAGARETAEIGEDHSPETHLIPIILQTALGQRSHITIFGEDYDTPDGTCIRDYIHVEDLIKAHLLALRYLRDGGESDIFNLGSSQGFSVKEMIDTARRVTGKDIPAEVGPRRAGDPSVLIASSEKAKKVLGWNPTLTSITKIIEDAWRWHSTHPEGYRKEVEK is encoded by the coding sequence ATGAATGTTTTAGTGTTAGGTGGAGCGGGTTACATTGGTTCACATGCTGTCTATCAGCTCATCGACCAAGGTGAACACGTTGTGATTGTCGACAACCTCGAAACAGGAAATAGGGAAGCGATTCATCCTAAAGCTGCATTTTATGAAGGGGATATGCGAAACATTAATTTCCTGCGCTCTGTATTTGAAAAAGAATCAATAGATGCAGTTATTCATTTTGCGGCTAATTCACTTGTTGGTGAATCAATGGAGGATCCACTCAAGTATTTTGATAACAACGTATATGGCACACAGATTTTGCTCCAAGTGATGGTTGAATTCGATGTGAAAAAGATTGTTTTCTCTTCAACTGCTGCAACCTATGGTGAACCTGAAACTGTTCCTATTACAGAAGGTGTTCCAACCAATCCAACAAACACATATGGGGAAACGAAGCTTATTATGGAAAAGCTAATGAAATGGACTGAGCAGGCAAAAGGGATACGGTATGTTTCCTTGCGTTACTTTAACGTAGCTGGTGCAAGAGAAACAGCAGAAATAGGGGAAGATCACAGTCCGGAAACCCACTTGATCCCTATTATCTTACAAACGGCTTTAGGACAGAGATCACACATTACAATCTTTGGAGAAGATTATGATACTCCTGATGGCACATGTATCCGCGATTATATCCATGTGGAAGATTTGATTAAAGCTCATTTGTTAGCCTTACGTTATTTACGAGATGGAGGAGAAAGTGATATTTTCAACCTCGGAAGCAGTCAGGGCTTTTCAGTAAAGGAAATGATTGATACGGCTCGTCGAGTAACTGGTAAAGATATACCAGCTGAGGTTGGTCCGCGACGAGCGGGTGACCCAAGTGTTTTAATTGCTAGCTCTGAAAAAGCAAAGAAGGTGTTAGGTTGGAATCCAACTCTCACCTCTATTACTAAAATAATCGAAGATGCTTGGAGATGGCATTCTACTCATCCAGAAGGATACCGGAAGGAAGTGGAGAAATGA
- the galT gene encoding UDP-glucose--hexose-1-phosphate uridylyltransferase yields the protein MIESYIAGLIEESLEVGLIESADQIYVRNQVMSLIKLEGFPDEVQAHHDTIPNLLEQIIAYAVEKNVIENIFDEKEILSANIMNCFVPRPSAVQAVFDKKFMDSPALATSYFYNLSKNNNYIQMNRIAKNISYKIDTQYGTMDITINLSKPEKDPEQIKRERAMKQTGNYPKCLLCMENEGYEGRTGYPARANHRIIHVPLTNENWYLQYSPYVYYNEHCILLSGEHRLMKIDRGAFERLLSFTAKFPHYFIGSNADLPIVGGSILSHDHYQGGNYEFAMTRAEDAFSFILNAYPEIKASVVKWPMSVIRLRSSNREQLVDAADDLLEIWRGYSDESVDVMAYTDDTPHNTITPISRYRDGIFELDLVLRNNRTTDEHPLGIFHPHGDVHHIKKENIGLIEVMGLAVLPPRLQEELAEIEEFLLGNVNIVKDYHQNWAQQIKDKYASITNREQAETIVKEELGKKFVKCLEDAGVLKTKDAFERFITFFNNQERNR from the coding sequence ATGATTGAATCTTACATTGCAGGACTAATTGAAGAGTCATTAGAAGTGGGGTTAATAGAATCCGCTGATCAAATTTATGTTCGTAATCAAGTGATGAGTTTAATCAAGTTAGAGGGATTTCCTGATGAAGTTCAAGCACACCATGATACCATCCCTAACCTTCTTGAACAGATCATTGCGTACGCCGTTGAAAAGAATGTTATTGAGAATATATTCGATGAGAAAGAAATTCTATCAGCCAATATCATGAACTGCTTTGTTCCGAGACCATCTGCTGTTCAGGCAGTTTTTGATAAAAAATTTATGGACTCTCCTGCTTTAGCGACGAGTTATTTTTATAACTTAAGTAAGAACAATAATTATATCCAGATGAACCGAATTGCCAAGAATATTTCTTATAAGATTGATACACAGTATGGAACGATGGACATCACGATTAATTTATCCAAGCCAGAAAAAGATCCAGAGCAAATTAAGCGCGAACGTGCAATGAAACAAACAGGTAATTACCCAAAATGCCTGTTGTGTATGGAGAATGAAGGCTATGAGGGCAGAACAGGCTACCCAGCTCGTGCAAATCATCGGATTATTCATGTTCCACTTACTAATGAGAATTGGTATCTTCAGTATTCACCTTATGTTTATTATAACGAGCACTGTATCCTGCTTTCTGGGGAACACCGTTTGATGAAGATAGACAGAGGAGCGTTTGAACGTCTGTTAAGTTTTACAGCCAAATTCCCTCATTATTTTATCGGGTCCAATGCGGATTTACCAATCGTGGGCGGGTCCATCTTAAGTCATGACCATTATCAAGGCGGAAACTATGAATTTGCGATGACTAGAGCTGAAGATGCTTTCTCTTTTATCTTAAATGCATATCCTGAAATCAAAGCATCTGTTGTAAAGTGGCCGATGTCTGTTATACGTTTAAGATCATCGAATAGGGAACAACTGGTTGATGCCGCGGATGATCTTCTCGAAATCTGGAGGGGTTATAGTGATGAATCAGTGGATGTTATGGCTTATACAGATGATACTCCACACAATACCATTACACCTATTTCGAGATACCGAGATGGCATATTCGAGTTAGATCTCGTACTACGAAATAACCGAACAACAGATGAGCATCCACTTGGAATATTTCATCCACATGGAGATGTACACCATATTAAAAAGGAAAACATTGGCCTTATCGAAGTAATGGGCTTAGCGGTTTTGCCTCCTAGATTACAAGAGGAATTAGCTGAAATTGAAGAGTTCCTACTAGGAAATGTGAATATAGTGAAGGATTACCATCAAAATTGGGCTCAGCAAATTAAAGATAAATATGCCTCTATTACTAACAGGGAACAAGCAGAAACAATAGTTAAAGAAGAGTTAGGAAAGAAATTTGTAAAATGCTTAGAAGATGCTGGAGTATTAAAAACAAAGGATGCATTTGAAAGATTTATAACCTTCTTTAATAATCAGGAGAGAAACAGATGA
- a CDS encoding aldose epimerase family protein, which translates to MNISIKDILGKWQEFTLNNDYGMSVSVLNYGGIITKILVADQSGEVENVVLSYRNYEDYESNPHFLGTIVGRVAGRIKESSFQIDDKVYHLEANNGPNHLHGGPQGFHQIIWEAKPFQTDNEVGLRLTHKSPDGEGGYPGNMEVTVTYTLTNDNQLILDYAATTDQPTPIALTNHSYFNLSGNLVSTVHNHLVTIDSSKFVELDQNLIPTGKVLDVEETPFDFRQGLPLRTGFNDSSKQNSIVGNGYDHYFMFDHSKASVVTMEEPTSGRSMTIQTNQPGMVMYTSNGLDEGVSLAENTSEKYLGVCFETQGSPASLHHDAFPTILLKGGERYEQKTIFTFSAIK; encoded by the coding sequence ATGAATATTTCAATAAAAGATATATTAGGGAAATGGCAAGAATTCACGCTAAACAATGATTATGGTATGTCTGTTAGTGTATTAAATTATGGTGGAATCATTACGAAAATCTTGGTTGCTGATCAATCTGGAGAAGTTGAGAATGTTGTGCTAAGCTACAGAAATTATGAGGATTATGAAAGTAATCCTCATTTCCTAGGTACCATAGTGGGTAGAGTGGCGGGGCGTATTAAGGAATCTTCCTTTCAAATAGATGATAAAGTGTACCATCTTGAAGCAAACAACGGGCCTAATCATTTACATGGAGGACCACAAGGCTTTCATCAAATCATTTGGGAGGCTAAACCTTTCCAAACAGATAATGAAGTTGGTTTGAGGCTTACTCATAAAAGCCCAGATGGTGAAGGTGGGTATCCAGGAAATATGGAGGTGACAGTTACTTACACGCTGACTAATGATAATCAGTTAATCCTAGATTATGCAGCAACAACTGATCAACCCACTCCGATTGCCTTAACCAATCATTCTTATTTTAATTTAAGCGGAAATCTAGTTAGTACTGTTCATAATCACCTTGTAACAATTGATAGTTCTAAGTTTGTTGAACTAGATCAAAACCTGATCCCAACAGGGAAAGTATTGGATGTTGAAGAAACTCCTTTTGACTTTCGTCAAGGGCTTCCCCTTCGTACTGGATTTAACGATTCCTCTAAGCAAAACAGCATTGTAGGAAATGGATATGATCATTATTTTATGTTTGATCATTCTAAAGCTAGCGTGGTAACAATGGAAGAGCCTACTAGTGGTAGAAGTATGACCATTCAAACCAATCAACCAGGAATGGTTATGTATACATCTAATGGGTTAGATGAGGGTGTGTCGTTAGCAGAAAATACGTCTGAAAAATATTTAGGTGTTTGCTTTGAAACTCAAGGTTCACCTGCATCGCTACACCATGATGCGTTTCCAACAATCCTCTTAAAAGGGGGAGAGCGTTATGAGCAAAAGACTATTTTTACGTTTAGTGCTATAAAGTAA
- a CDS encoding ROK family transcriptional regulator: MQRGTFQLMKSVNKSIILNKIRISEPISRAQIAKETSLTPPTVSSIVKELIEQGLVRESTLGHSSGGRKPTLLHINTTSFYIIGVDAGPERVDCILTDLTGEILNRTSAVLPTPITNEQFLIVLKERIHVLIQSSTINQESIIGIGVAMHGVVDVKTGISLVAPILHLRNIPIKKVLEEEFNMTVNVENDARALALGESWFGGHGDVSSMVAVNIGRGVGAGVVINGKLYHGAQGIAGEFGHMTIDINGETCECGNRGCLQTLVSGEAIAAQANKQLHEKSIPLKGEDVLHLAQNGNETCIQLLHATGKIIGVGLTNLIHLVNPSKIVLGGGVMNSEEFIMPELLETIQQRVLTEQAKQTKVIVTKLGSDATLLGAVSLLLVELFDPILIG, translated from the coding sequence ATGCAGCGCGGTACCTTTCAGCTAATGAAGTCTGTAAATAAATCAATTATTTTAAATAAGATACGAATCTCTGAACCTATATCACGTGCTCAGATAGCAAAGGAAACGAGTCTGACTCCTCCAACTGTAAGTAGCATTGTAAAGGAATTAATAGAACAGGGGTTAGTCAGAGAGAGTACACTTGGCCACTCCAGCGGAGGCCGTAAACCAACCTTGTTACATATTAATACAACGTCCTTTTATATTATTGGCGTGGATGCTGGGCCTGAGAGAGTTGATTGTATACTGACTGATTTAACAGGTGAAATTCTAAATCGCACTTCAGCTGTATTACCCACACCGATTACCAATGAACAATTCTTAATCGTGTTAAAAGAGAGAATTCACGTACTGATCCAGTCTTCTACTATAAATCAAGAAAGTATTATTGGTATTGGTGTGGCCATGCACGGAGTTGTCGATGTGAAAACCGGAATTTCACTTGTTGCTCCTATTCTTCATTTAAGAAACATTCCTATAAAGAAAGTGCTAGAGGAAGAGTTTAATATGACGGTAAATGTAGAGAACGATGCACGGGCATTGGCTCTTGGAGAATCATGGTTTGGTGGGCATGGTGATGTGTCTAGCATGGTCGCTGTCAATATTGGACGAGGTGTAGGGGCTGGGGTTGTTATAAATGGCAAATTGTATCATGGGGCACAAGGCATTGCTGGTGAATTTGGACATATGACCATTGATATAAATGGTGAAACATGTGAGTGTGGAAATCGTGGCTGCCTGCAAACATTAGTAAGCGGTGAAGCAATTGCAGCACAAGCAAACAAACAGTTACATGAGAAATCTATTCCTCTAAAGGGAGAGGATGTTCTTCACTTAGCTCAAAATGGCAATGAAACGTGCATCCAGCTTCTTCATGCTACAGGTAAGATTATTGGTGTTGGTTTAACGAATCTTATTCACTTGGTTAATCCGAGTAAGATCGTACTAGGTGGTGGTGTCATGAATAGTGAAGAATTTATTATGCCAGAACTTCTAGAAACCATCCAACAGAGGGTTTTAACAGAGCAAGCAAAACAAACAAAAGTGATTGTTACTAAATTAGGAAGTGACGCAACCTTATTAGGAGCTGTCTCCTTACTTCTTGTTGAATTATTCGATCCTATATTAATAGGCTGA
- a CDS encoding CAP domain-containing protein, producing the protein MNKTYLIVFFTVLLTLVGCNGDANNEAGLGYGQHVHDQPGQTNHIETHQIGTVQNVGNAGPRGLGDVLEPNPMSDFFIAEVIDLTNEERRRHGLTHLTADLNLQKAAQLKAEDMSNQRELAYHSPVYGSPFDMLRSLGINYNEAAENIAQGPESAREVMDAWMNHAEYRENILNPELTHIGVGYVTSGNYWTQILIKR; encoded by the coding sequence ATGAACAAAACATATTTAATCGTATTCTTTACTGTTCTATTAACCCTAGTGGGGTGTAATGGGGATGCAAATAATGAAGCTGGTTTAGGATATGGTCAGCATGTACATGATCAACCCGGTCAAACAAACCATATTGAAACTCATCAAATTGGGACCGTTCAAAATGTTGGAAATGCAGGACCTAGAGGGCTCGGAGACGTACTAGAACCCAACCCAATGAGTGACTTTTTTATTGCAGAGGTCATTGATTTAACTAACGAAGAAAGGCGTCGACATGGGTTAACTCACCTGACAGCAGATTTAAATTTACAAAAGGCTGCTCAACTGAAAGCTGAGGATATGTCTAATCAACGTGAACTAGCCTATCACTCACCAGTCTACGGTTCACCCTTTGACATGCTTCGTAGCTTAGGCATTAATTATAATGAGGCTGCTGAAAATATTGCACAAGGCCCAGAATCAGCTAGAGAGGTAATGGATGCATGGATGAATCATGCAGAGTATCGTGAAAATATACTAAACCCTGAACTCACTCATATCGGAGTAGGCTATGTAACCTCGGGCAATTATTGGACTCAGATTCTGATAAAAAGGTAG
- a CDS encoding glycoside hydrolase family 3 C-terminal domain-containing protein codes for MTTHTIGVPLKGFAEFSRKVAAEGAVLLKNDGQTLPIKKGERVSVFGRTQINYYRSGTGSGGSVNVEYTTNLLDGLRSKESVLVNEELAAIYEKWLEENPFDNGGGGWAAEPWHQKEMLLSDSIVSEARAKSDKAIIVIGRTAGEDQDNADAPGSYQLTQEEKEMLTFVTNYFEQVVVVLNVSNIIDMSWVNDESYKHPIQTVIYTWQGGMEGGNAAADVLVGEVTPSGKLTDTIAYSIQDYPSTPNHGNEDRNYYQEDIYVGYRYFETFSPEKVQYEFGFGLSYTDFSIEPNEAKTVSKDGEEYIEVEVKVTNIGKNFAGKEVVQAYYEAPQGKLGQPAKVLAAFGKTRLLQPGETETLTLSYPVNRMASYDDSGVTGNKSAYLLESGTYNLYVGNSVKNVERIGIDGESGYEVGDLIVIEQLEEVLAPTESFTIMKPGARKEDGTYELTYVEVQQRTISLKERIEANLPSTYEQTGDLGYTLRDVFDKKISIETFIAQLSDDDLATIIRGEGMSSPLVTPGTASAFGGVSDRLFNLGIPVGCCADGPSGIRMDSGHKATQVPIGTLLAATWDLELVEALYELEGQELISNNIDMLLGPGLNLRRSPLNGRNFEYFSEDPLITGAFAIANTRGIMKSGAHATLKHFACNSQEQARTKVDAAVSERALREIYLKGFEMAIKEGGAKGVMTSYNPINGHWAPSNYDLNTTVLRKEWGFDGIVMTDWWAQMNDVVEGGPADKRNTSFMASAQNDLYMVVPNYGAEVNASNDNTMEALSKGTLTRGELQRNAMNICNFLMNAPVFSRKQVLQEEVPAIKANSSTESKSVQSISQDAKVHPVASGTTTMKVEQGGQYRIFVNVSSPGTDLAQTACNLILNDQLVTTVQTNGTDGKWVIQKLIKIELEQGLYELTLELIKPGLQIDWVEFKQI; via the coding sequence ATGACTACACATACAATTGGAGTACCATTAAAAGGATTTGCTGAATTCAGTAGAAAGGTAGCTGCAGAGGGGGCCGTTCTATTAAAAAATGATGGACAGACTCTTCCGATTAAAAAGGGAGAGCGCGTTTCAGTATTCGGTAGAACGCAAATTAATTATTATCGAAGTGGAACAGGCTCTGGTGGTAGTGTAAATGTTGAATACACAACCAATTTATTAGACGGCCTAAGAAGTAAGGAATCTGTTCTAGTAAATGAAGAGTTAGCAGCAATTTATGAAAAATGGCTTGAAGAAAATCCATTTGATAATGGTGGAGGCGGTTGGGCAGCTGAACCATGGCATCAAAAGGAAATGCTTTTATCAGATAGTATCGTCTCTGAGGCAAGAGCTAAATCTGACAAGGCGATTATTGTGATTGGACGCACCGCTGGGGAAGATCAGGATAATGCAGATGCTCCAGGCAGCTATCAGTTAACGCAAGAAGAAAAGGAAATGCTCACATTCGTGACAAATTACTTTGAACAGGTAGTTGTTGTATTGAATGTATCTAATATTATTGATATGTCTTGGGTAAATGATGAAAGTTACAAGCATCCAATTCAGACTGTCATTTACACGTGGCAAGGTGGAATGGAAGGTGGAAATGCTGCTGCAGATGTCCTAGTAGGAGAGGTAACACCAAGCGGTAAGCTTACAGATACGATTGCTTATTCCATTCAAGATTATCCATCCACTCCAAACCATGGGAATGAAGATCGAAATTATTATCAAGAAGATATATATGTTGGCTATCGTTATTTTGAAACATTTTCTCCTGAAAAAGTTCAGTATGAATTTGGTTTCGGTTTATCTTATACCGACTTTTCTATTGAGCCAAATGAAGCAAAGACTGTTAGTAAAGATGGAGAAGAGTACATTGAAGTCGAAGTGAAAGTAACAAACATTGGGAAAAATTTTGCCGGTAAAGAGGTGGTGCAAGCATACTATGAAGCACCACAAGGTAAGCTTGGGCAACCTGCAAAAGTGCTAGCTGCATTTGGTAAAACGAGATTGTTACAGCCCGGTGAGACAGAGACTCTAACCCTAAGCTATCCAGTAAATCGTATGGCATCCTATGATGATTCTGGAGTGACAGGAAATAAATCTGCTTATCTACTTGAAAGTGGCACATACAATCTATATGTTGGAAACAGTGTCAAGAATGTTGAAAGAATAGGTATTGATGGTGAAAGTGGCTATGAAGTTGGAGATCTAATCGTGATTGAGCAATTAGAGGAAGTACTCGCTCCAACGGAAAGCTTTACAATCATGAAGCCAGGTGCTCGTAAAGAGGATGGCACGTATGAATTAACATATGTAGAGGTGCAACAACGAACGATTTCTCTAAAAGAACGAATTGAGGCTAATCTTCCATCTACTTATGAGCAAACTGGTGATCTAGGGTACACACTGAGAGATGTGTTCGATAAGAAAATAAGCATAGAAACGTTTATAGCTCAGCTATCAGATGATGATCTTGCTACAATTATTAGAGGAGAAGGAATGAGTAGTCCTCTTGTTACACCTGGAACAGCTTCTGCTTTTGGTGGGGTCAGTGATCGTCTATTTAACCTCGGAATACCTGTTGGTTGTTGTGCAGATGGTCCTTCTGGTATTCGAATGGATAGCGGACATAAGGCAACGCAGGTACCAATCGGGACATTACTAGCCGCGACTTGGGATCTTGAGTTGGTAGAAGCTCTTTATGAGTTAGAAGGGCAAGAGTTAATCAGTAATAACATCGATATGTTGCTCGGGCCTGGTTTGAATTTAAGACGTAGTCCACTAAACGGGCGTAATTTCGAATATTTTTCCGAGGATCCACTCATTACAGGAGCTTTTGCTATAGCAAATACACGCGGAATTATGAAGAGTGGAGCTCATGCTACACTGAAGCACTTTGCGTGTAATAGTCAGGAGCAAGCGCGCACAAAGGTAGACGCTGCGGTCTCTGAACGTGCACTTAGAGAAATCTATTTAAAAGGATTTGAAATGGCTATTAAAGAGGGCGGCGCTAAAGGAGTTATGACGTCGTATAACCCAATCAATGGCCACTGGGCTCCTTCGAATTATGATTTAAACACAACAGTACTTCGTAAGGAATGGGGCTTCGATGGAATTGTCATGACAGACTGGTGGGCCCAAATGAATGATGTTGTGGAGGGTGGTCCAGCCGATAAAAGAAATACCAGTTTTATGGCTTCGGCACAGAATGACTTATATATGGTTGTCCCTAACTATGGAGCAGAAGTAAATGCTTCTAATGATAATACAATGGAAGCATTGTCAAAAGGAACATTAACACGTGGTGAGCTTCAACGAAATGCCATGAATATCTGTAATTTCTTAATGAATGCCCCTGTATTTTCTAGAAAGCAAGTGCTACAGGAAGAGGTTCCTGCAATCAAGGCAAACTCTTCGACCGAATCGAAATCAGTGCAGAGTATATCACAAGATGCAAAAGTTCATCCCGTTGCGTCCGGTACTACTACTATGAAAGTAGAACAAGGTGGGCAATACCGAATTTTTGTTAATGTAAGTTCTCCTGGAACGGATTTAGCTCAAACGGCTTGTAACTTAATCCTAAACGACCAATTGGTCACAACTGTTCAAACGAATGGTACAGACGGGAAATGGGTTATCCAAAAGCTGATCAAAATTGAACTCGAACAGGGTTTATATGAGTTAACACTTGAATTGATCAAACCAGGTCTTCAAATTGATTGGGTTGAATTTAAGCAAATTTAA
- a CDS encoding MarR family winged helix-turn-helix transcriptional regulator has product MENQSLGRWISVLYRYGHVYVSRELEPFGIGKGQFMFLLVLYHEDGLSQDEMARRLNIDKGTTARAIGKLEEEGYVFRKTSELDRRLNHVYLSIKANDFKTQFFTILDRWTDILSEGLTQEEVRMAFDLLEKMSQNAARHVKKEGKRGNSDETTK; this is encoded by the coding sequence TTGGAGAATCAGTCTTTAGGTCGATGGATATCGGTGTTGTATCGGTATGGTCATGTTTATGTTTCAAGGGAGTTAGAGCCATTTGGAATTGGGAAAGGTCAGTTTATGTTCTTGCTAGTGTTGTATCATGAGGATGGACTCTCCCAAGATGAGATGGCAAGACGTCTTAATATAGATAAGGGAACGACTGCACGAGCGATTGGTAAGCTTGAAGAGGAAGGATATGTTTTTCGGAAAACAAGCGAACTTGATCGTCGCTTAAACCATGTTTACTTATCTATAAAGGCCAATGATTTTAAAACACAATTCTTTACTATCTTAGATCGTTGGACTGACATTTTAAGTGAAGGTTTAACACAAGAAGAAGTAAGGATGGCATTTGACCTTTTAGAGAAGATGTCTCAAAATGCAGCACGACATGTCAAAAAAGAAGGTAAAAGGGGAAATTCAGATGAAACAACAAAGTGA
- a CDS encoding MATE family efflux transporter, with translation MKQQSERLGIEPIPKLLVKLSIPAMVGMFVMALYNVVDTIFIARSVGTVGVAATSVAFPVQLIIMAVAGAVGIGGASVISRMLGAQQTEEANKVFGNVVGLVLVVSVIGAFLGISLLEPVLILFGANEAILPYASDYLGIILYGTIFFAFAFTMNNIIRSEGNAKMAMSTMIISAGLNIILTPIFIFGFGWGIKGAASATVISQAVTVVYLVFYFLRGKSSLTFRVKYLRPNFSLIKQILAIGSSAFTRQVSGSIMFIIANHMLIQYGGVIGVAVFGIVHRIIMFTLMPMFGIVQGILPIVGYNFGANQPKRVSETIMLAMKAATALAIVTCIVIMIFPKQILMIFTNDPQAIEMGIVALRIMFSLAILIGVQMVTGGVFQALGKARAALVLSMSRQVLFMIPLLLTLPLLFGVNGVWLAFPVADVLSFALAVWYILRNKEYFIPNKNVVDDHVKQDQVQANS, from the coding sequence ATGAAACAACAAAGTGAGCGTCTGGGGATTGAACCAATACCCAAATTGCTAGTGAAGTTATCTATTCCTGCGATGGTAGGGATGTTTGTGATGGCCCTATATAATGTAGTGGATACCATATTTATTGCTAGAAGTGTGGGGACCGTTGGGGTTGCAGCAACTTCAGTAGCTTTTCCAGTTCAATTAATTATTATGGCTGTGGCTGGAGCAGTTGGAATCGGTGGAGCATCCGTTATTTCGAGAATGCTAGGTGCTCAACAAACAGAGGAAGCTAACAAGGTGTTTGGAAATGTTGTCGGATTGGTCTTAGTTGTGAGTGTAATTGGAGCCTTTTTAGGAATAAGTTTATTAGAACCTGTACTGATCCTTTTTGGAGCTAACGAAGCAATCCTACCTTATGCAAGTGATTATCTAGGAATCATCTTATACGGTACCATCTTTTTTGCTTTTGCCTTTACAATGAATAATATTATTCGCTCAGAAGGTAATGCCAAAATGGCGATGTCAACAATGATCATTTCAGCGGGATTAAATATCATCTTAACGCCAATCTTTATATTTGGCTTTGGGTGGGGGATTAAGGGTGCGGCAAGTGCGACTGTCATATCACAGGCTGTTACCGTCGTTTATTTAGTTTTTTATTTTTTAAGAGGAAAAAGTAGCTTAACGTTTAGAGTCAAATACTTGCGACCTAATTTTTCTTTAATTAAACAAATATTAGCTATCGGATCATCGGCGTTTACCAGGCAGGTGTCTGGAAGTATCATGTTTATCATAGCGAATCATATGTTGATTCAATATGGAGGCGTCATTGGAGTAGCAGTATTCGGGATTGTTCATCGTATTATCATGTTCACACTGATGCCGATGTTTGGCATTGTGCAAGGAATCCTCCCTATTGTGGGCTATAATTTCGGAGCCAATCAACCAAAGCGGGTAAGTGAGACGATTATGCTTGCAATGAAAGCTGCAACTGCCTTGGCAATTGTTACGTGTATTGTGATCATGATCTTTCCAAAACAAATATTAATGATTTTTACCAATGATCCTCAGGCAATAGAAATGGGAATTGTAGCTCTTCGAATTATGTTTTCATTAGCTATTTTAATAGGCGTACAAATGGTAACAGGTGGGGTATTCCAGGCATTAGGAAAGGCAAGAGCAGCTCTAGTGCTATCCATGTCACGTCAGGTCCTATTTATGATTCCATTACTTTTAACTCTACCATTACTATTTGGAGTAAATGGAGTATGGTTAGCATTTCCTGTCGCTGACGTACTATCATTCGCATTAGCTGTTTGGTATATATTAAGGAATAAAGAATATTTCATACCAAATAAAAACGTAGTAGATGATCATGTAAAGCAAGATCAAGTTCAAGCAAATTCATAA